One Chordicoccus furentiruminis DNA window includes the following coding sequences:
- a CDS encoding IS110 family RNA-guided transposase, whose amino-acid sequence MAFKIFRFNCCGLDVHKTWIFACIGLTDANGRTEYKEKMFSSFSRGLRDLAAWLASYNCTDVCMESAGKYWIPVFNVLEKTCNVILAHPKYTKPQKGNKTDRKDAKWICDLFMCDMIKPSFIPPAEIRHLRDLVRYRFKLTNMLTGEKNRAQNCLTVSNLKLDDVFSDVFGKSSRSITEYILAHPGETFDVTPFVDRRCKTPIEEIQAAVDGAVSPEQAIKLRQCLDHIDELEKHKAEMEREILRVSDPYLDALELIRTVPGFDKNPFTAIQILSEIGGDMSVFPTDKHLVSWAGCCPRNDQSNFKIKSTRISRAGSYLKPVLVQVANALIKSKKHPEITERYRRIKSHRGHKKAIIAVCRMLLTAIWHILTDLKPYTAEGYLAPRPVKTEKILTTSQALNLLKLRGYVIKDDLPVTAS is encoded by the coding sequence TTGGCTTTTAAAATCTTTCGTTTTAACTGCTGTGGCCTTGATGTCCACAAGACCTGGATCTTTGCCTGCATTGGACTCACGGATGCAAACGGCCGGACAGAATATAAGGAAAAGATGTTTTCCTCTTTCTCCAGAGGTCTGCGGGATCTCGCCGCATGGCTCGCCTCTTACAACTGTACCGATGTATGCATGGAATCTGCCGGCAAGTACTGGATCCCGGTATTCAATGTCCTTGAAAAGACATGCAACGTGATACTTGCTCACCCTAAGTACACCAAACCACAAAAAGGGAATAAGACCGACCGTAAGGACGCGAAGTGGATATGCGATCTGTTCATGTGCGACATGATCAAGCCTTCCTTTATCCCACCCGCCGAGATTCGTCATCTTCGGGATTTAGTGCGGTACCGGTTCAAACTCACCAACATGCTGACAGGTGAGAAGAACCGTGCACAGAATTGTCTGACTGTATCAAACCTCAAACTTGACGATGTCTTCAGCGACGTGTTCGGGAAGTCTTCCAGATCGATTACGGAATACATCCTCGCCCATCCCGGTGAAACCTTTGATGTCACTCCTTTTGTGGATAGAAGATGCAAGACCCCAATTGAAGAAATCCAAGCCGCTGTTGACGGCGCTGTCTCTCCAGAACAGGCTATAAAGCTTCGTCAGTGTCTGGACCACATCGATGAGTTGGAAAAGCACAAGGCAGAAATGGAACGGGAAATCCTTCGCGTTTCTGATCCGTACCTTGACGCTCTCGAACTGATCCGCACTGTCCCCGGTTTCGACAAAAACCCTTTTACGGCGATTCAGATTCTCTCTGAGATTGGCGGCGACATGTCTGTGTTCCCGACAGACAAACATCTTGTTTCCTGGGCAGGATGCTGTCCCCGTAACGATCAAAGCAATTTCAAGATCAAATCCACTCGGATTTCCCGTGCTGGTTCCTATCTTAAACCAGTTTTGGTGCAAGTTGCAAATGCTTTGATCAAATCGAAGAAACATCCGGAGATCACAGAACGTTACCGCCGTATCAAATCCCACCGCGGGCACAAGAAAGCCATCATCGCTGTCTGCCGTATGCTCCTGACCGCTATCTGGCACATACTGACAGATCTGAAGCCGTATACAGCTGAAGGGTATCTTGCTCCGCGGCCTGTGAAGACAGAAAAGATTCTCACTACTTCGCAGGCACTTAATCTGCTGAAGCTCAGAGGCTACGTCATCAAAGACGATCTGCCCGTCACTGCTTCCTGA
- a CDS encoding purine biosynthesis protein PurH, producing MKSYLIKDTTREEREEIVRSSCGNNCGVCDGCAAGLGEDMYQDYIDGKAEIAEINARFRARYEKGDEAADIGAYSRSCPES from the coding sequence ATGAAGAGCTATCTGATCAAGGATACGACCCGTGAGGAGCGGGAGGAGATTGTGCGAAGCTCCTGCGGCAACAACTGCGGAGTCTGTGACGGGTGCGCCGCGGGACTCGGCGAGGACATGTACCAGGATTACATCGACGGAAAGGCTGAGATTGCCGAGATCAATGCCCGTTTCCGCGCCCGCTATGAGAAAGGCGACGAGGCAGCGGACATCGGCGCGTACAGCCGCAGCTGCCCGGAGAGCTGA
- a CDS encoding GTP-binding protein, protein MAEKKEMVRVCLITGYLGAGKTTLLNHILANQEGVRAAVIVNDIGEVNIDADLIEKSGGVSREDENLIPLSNGCICCTLKGDLAVQLTDLADTGKYNYIIIEASGICEPIPIAQTITTICEENTEDGLPMKLDNIVAVVDCARMLSEFENGRKLLRDAIGDDDLENLLIQQIEFCTTLVMNKTDLVDQKQFDELKAIVHMLQKDAVMVAAEKGDVPLRQLLFTDRFDLDRAMASAGWVDAIRHPENEEESGEELEYGISTFVYFRRRPFVHDKLVDLCDLWPHSVIRCKGMVWYQEEPEMSFMFEQAGRQITESPSGKFLAAAPKHSQEMMLRKYPQIRKMWDPKYGDRMIKLVFIGQNMDKDLLTYRLDQCLGDIGEK, encoded by the coding sequence ATGGCTGAAAAGAAGGAAATGGTCCGCGTCTGCCTGATCACAGGCTATCTGGGCGCAGGAAAAACGACGCTTCTGAATCATATTCTGGCGAATCAGGAAGGCGTCCGGGCGGCCGTCATCGTCAATGACATCGGCGAAGTCAACATCGACGCGGATCTGATCGAGAAAAGCGGCGGCGTCTCCCGGGAGGATGAAAACCTGATTCCGCTCTCAAACGGATGCATCTGCTGCACGCTGAAAGGGGACCTTGCCGTGCAGCTGACGGATCTCGCGGATACGGGAAAATACAATTACATCATCATCGAGGCGTCCGGCATCTGCGAACCGATCCCGATTGCCCAGACGATCACGACGATCTGCGAGGAGAACACGGAAGACGGTCTTCCAATGAAGCTCGACAACATCGTCGCTGTCGTGGACTGCGCGCGGATGCTCTCGGAGTTCGAGAACGGCCGGAAACTGCTCCGGGACGCGATCGGGGACGATGATCTCGAAAACCTTCTGATCCAGCAGATCGAATTCTGCACGACGCTCGTCATGAACAAGACGGATCTCGTGGACCAGAAGCAGTTCGACGAACTGAAAGCAATCGTTCACATGCTTCAGAAGGATGCGGTCATGGTCGCCGCGGAAAAAGGCGACGTGCCGCTCCGTCAGCTCCTGTTCACCGACCGGTTCGACCTGGACCGCGCGATGGCCAGCGCCGGATGGGTCGACGCGATCCGCCATCCGGAGAACGAGGAAGAATCCGGAGAGGAGCTCGAGTACGGCATCAGTACGTTTGTTTATTTCCGCAGAAGACCGTTCGTCCATGACAAGCTCGTCGATCTCTGCGATCTCTGGCCGCATTCGGTCATCCGCTGCAAGGGAATGGTCTGGTACCAGGAAGAGCCGGAGATGTCGTTTATGTTCGAACAGGCAGGACGGCAGATCACGGAGTCCCCGTCCGGCAAATTCCTCGCGGCTGCCCCGAAGCATTCCCAGGAGATGATGCTCCGCAAGTATCCGCAGATCCGGAAGATGTGGGACCCGAAATACGGGGACAGAATGATCAAACTTGTGTTCATCGGCCAGAACATGGATAAGGATCTGCTGACTTACCGCCTTGACCAGTGCCTCGGTGATATCGGAGAGAAGTAA
- a CDS encoding response regulator transcription factor produces the protein MRILIVEDEQMLADSIATMLKSRGFEADAVYDGQSGFESAMSGSYDLMILDVMLPGMDGCQVAERLRAEKNTVPILMLTARSSLDDRVEGLNAGADYYLTKPFEIRELLACVHALLRREGDRTAEILSCGETTLDPGTNELAFRGRSIRLSSREYDVMRLLMKAGRNNISKESLLNRVWGYDSDAVGNSVEAYIGFLRKKLRSIGSDVRIEVIRRVGYHLESGERDE, from the coding sequence ATGCGGATTCTGATCGTAGAAGATGAGCAGATGCTGGCGGACTCCATCGCGACGATGCTGAAGTCCCGTGGCTTTGAGGCCGATGCGGTTTACGATGGTCAGAGCGGTTTCGAGAGCGCGATGAGCGGTTCGTATGACTTGATGATTCTCGACGTCATGCTTCCGGGGATGGACGGCTGCCAGGTGGCGGAGCGTCTCCGGGCGGAAAAGAACACGGTCCCGATCCTGATGCTGACAGCCCGATCTTCGCTTGACGACCGGGTAGAGGGACTGAACGCGGGTGCGGACTATTATCTGACGAAACCGTTTGAGATCCGGGAACTGCTCGCCTGCGTCCATGCACTGCTCCGCCGGGAAGGCGACCGGACGGCAGAGATTCTCTCCTGCGGGGAGACGACGCTCGATCCGGGGACGAATGAACTCGCCTTTCGCGGCCGCAGCATCCGTCTCTCCTCGAGAGAGTACGATGTCATGCGCCTTCTGATGAAGGCCGGGCGCAATAATATTTCAAAAGAATCGCTCCTGAACCGTGTCTGGGGGTATGATTCGGACGCGGTCGGCAACAGCGTCGAGGCTTATATCGGTTTTCTCCGGAAGAAACTCCGCAGCATCGGCTCCGATGTCCGCATCGAGGTCATCCGCCGCGTGGGCTACCATCTGGAGAGTGGAGAGAGAGACGAATGA
- a CDS encoding sensor histidine kinase, with protein MIRRLRLHFILIIMAVVTALLLVILGIVLTLTAQSLERESVARMRELALEPQDAPKPGDQVDGLRLAYFVLRVSDKGAIVKAYGRDFDLTDEEKVRSILTSAETDGKESGRLPQYHLRYEHLQVPSEENAAASSAESGGASGKEQDSAEETYVFADMSGETSMMRHLMKNCLVMAGGGFLLFLLFSVILANWFVKPVEKTLKDQKAFIADASHELKTPLTVMLTNTEMLKDPSYSEADRRVFVDHLSTVTKQMRSLVEELLDLARIDQNLPRTPEDVDFSDLIENELLLFEAPFFEAGLEVESHVEKDLTVRGDATQLRQAVDVLLDNARKYAAPHSVVSVQLTASGNSASLSVASEGALLAREEQEKIFQRFYRTDASRQRNGSYGLGLPIAAAIVQQHHGTIGVSTGDGRNDFTIRLPMVRRRKL; from the coding sequence ATGATCCGGCGTCTGCGCCTGCATTTTATTCTGATCATCATGGCGGTGGTGACCGCCCTTCTTCTGGTGATCCTCGGCATCGTGCTGACACTGACGGCCCAGTCGCTTGAGCGGGAATCGGTCGCACGGATGCGGGAACTCGCGCTGGAGCCGCAGGACGCGCCGAAGCCAGGTGACCAGGTCGACGGCCTGCGGCTCGCCTATTTTGTGCTGCGCGTAAGTGACAAGGGCGCCATCGTCAAGGCGTACGGCCGGGACTTTGACCTGACCGACGAGGAGAAAGTCCGTAGCATTTTAACCAGCGCCGAGACCGACGGAAAGGAGAGCGGACGTCTTCCGCAGTACCATCTGCGGTATGAGCATCTTCAGGTGCCTTCTGAGGAAAATGCAGCCGCCTCCTCCGCGGAAAGCGGAGGTGCCTCCGGGAAAGAGCAGGACAGCGCGGAAGAGACCTATGTCTTCGCGGACATGTCCGGCGAGACCAGCATGATGCGCCACCTCATGAAGAACTGTCTCGTGATGGCCGGCGGCGGTTTTCTTCTGTTTCTTCTTTTCAGTGTGATCCTTGCGAACTGGTTCGTAAAACCTGTCGAGAAGACACTGAAGGACCAGAAGGCGTTCATCGCCGATGCGTCCCATGAGCTGAAGACGCCGCTCACCGTGATGCTGACCAACACAGAGATGCTGAAGGACCCGTCCTATTCTGAGGCGGACCGTCGCGTCTTCGTCGACCATCTCTCAACGGTGACGAAGCAGATGCGCTCTTTGGTGGAGGAACTGCTGGACCTGGCGCGGATCGATCAGAACCTTCCCAGGACGCCTGAGGACGTGGATTTCAGTGACCTCATCGAAAACGAACTGCTTCTCTTCGAGGCGCCGTTTTTCGAGGCCGGACTTGAAGTCGAAAGCCATGTGGAGAAGGATCTGACCGTGAGGGGCGACGCGACGCAGCTCCGCCAGGCCGTGGATGTCCTTCTGGACAACGCCCGCAAGTATGCTGCGCCTCATTCGGTCGTCAGCGTTCAGCTGACCGCTTCTGGAAACAGTGCCTCCCTCTCGGTTGCGAGCGAAGGTGCGCTTCTTGCACGCGAGGAGCAGGAGAAGATCTTTCAGCGGTTTTACCGGACGGACGCGTCAAGGCAGCGGAACGGGAGCTACGGGCTCGGTCTTCCGATCGCCGCCGCGATTGTGCAGCAGCATCACGGGACAATCGGTGTGTCCACCGGTGACGGACGAAACGATTTCACGATCCGCCTTCCGATGGTCAGAAGGAGGAAGCTCTGA
- a CDS encoding NEW3 domain-containing protein: MRRKTEHRTTAYIGRAVLAALVAGMLAGSTVTFAASGTAGASSESTAASPSAEAAGIYVSTMYPGVTAKAGSKLSFSLNIDNAEDKPTDLALSVKSIPDGWSGYFEGNGNEISSVHAAVGQTADAATFYAEVPKDAKAGDYDLTITAGDEDLALKVTVSDEEKTADSLTTEYAEQEGATGTTFTFTSTIQNNSSESQNYSFSNSAPDGWTVSVTPSGETTKVASVDVDAQSSKALSITVTPPEKVDAGDYEIPFSAISASETLKTTLKVTITGTYDLSLSTPSSTLSFNAVANKKKAVTLTLANNGNIDLSNINLTADSTPTDWTVDFSESTIDTLAAGQSKEITLYVTPSSDALSGDYELDLKAANDQANSTAAFRVTVKTSTGWGAVGIILIAAVAGCLVFIIRKFGRH; encoded by the coding sequence ATGCGAAGAAAAACAGAACATCGGACAACCGCGTATATCGGGCGCGCCGTACTCGCCGCGCTTGTTGCCGGCATGCTCGCCGGATCGACCGTGACGTTTGCCGCGTCCGGCACAGCCGGCGCGTCATCGGAATCAACGGCCGCGTCTCCGTCGGCCGAGGCGGCCGGTATCTATGTCAGCACGATGTATCCCGGCGTGACGGCCAAGGCCGGAAGCAAGCTCAGCTTCAGCCTGAACATCGACAACGCCGAAGACAAGCCGACGGATCTCGCCTTGTCCGTGAAATCGATACCGGACGGCTGGTCGGGCTATTTTGAGGGCAACGGCAACGAGATCAGCTCGGTTCATGCGGCCGTGGGTCAGACGGCTGATGCGGCGACCTTCTATGCAGAAGTGCCGAAGGACGCCAAGGCGGGCGATTACGATCTGACGATCACGGCGGGCGATGAGGATCTTGCGCTCAAGGTCACGGTCAGCGATGAGGAGAAAACCGCGGACAGTCTGACCACCGAGTACGCTGAGCAGGAAGGCGCGACCGGTACGACCTTCACCTTCACCTCCACGATTCAGAACAATTCATCGGAATCACAGAACTACAGCTTCTCCAACTCCGCTCCGGACGGCTGGACCGTCAGCGTCACGCCCTCAGGCGAGACGACGAAGGTCGCGTCCGTCGACGTGGACGCCCAGAGCTCCAAGGCGCTGAGCATCACGGTGACGCCGCCGGAAAAGGTGGACGCCGGGGACTATGAGATCCCGTTCTCCGCGATCTCGGCTTCCGAGACGCTGAAGACGACGCTCAAGGTCACGATCACCGGAACCTATGACCTCTCTCTGTCGACGCCCAGCAGCACGCTCAGCTTCAACGCCGTTGCGAACAAGAAGAAAGCCGTCACGCTGACGCTGGCCAACAACGGCAACATCGACCTCAGCAACATCAACCTGACGGCTGATTCGACCCCGACCGACTGGACGGTGGATTTCTCCGAGAGCACGATTGACACGCTGGCGGCCGGACAGTCGAAGGAGATTACCCTTTACGTGACCCCGTCCTCAGACGCGCTTTCCGGCGACTATGAGCTGGATCTGAAGGCCGCGAACGATCAGGCTAACAGCACGGCCGCATTCCGCGTCACCGTGAAGACCTCCACCGGATGGGGCGCCGTCGGCATCATCCTGATCGCCGCCGTGGCCGGCTGCCTTGTCTTCATCATCCGCAAATTCGGGAGGCACTGA
- a CDS encoding ABC transporter ATP-binding protein has protein sequence MTETIIRTVNLTKQYGGVTAVDGLNLKVRRGEVYGLLGPNGAGKTTTTLMLLGLTEPTSGQAYIAGTDCTRDPISVKRIVGYLPDNVGFYPDMTGFENLVFTGEINGLTREESKARADRLLKRVGMTYAAGRKAGGYSRGMRQRLGIADVLMKDPEIIIMDEPTLGIDPEGMRELTVLIKELSVKDGRTILLSSHQLYQVQQICDRVGIFVKGKLIASGSIDELGRQLQNEGYYVMTIQTDEGQSDKLLHMTEGLEGVISCTKQENDTIRIESRTDLRRQLFTMMVVNNITVIDMHQRGGDLDEIYHKYFEKAGESDDSQQKRSGGLRFRKEREAAEGGGSKNG, from the coding sequence ATGACGGAAACCATCATCCGTACCGTCAATCTGACGAAGCAGTACGGCGGCGTCACGGCGGTGGACGGCCTGAACCTGAAGGTCCGCAGAGGCGAGGTCTACGGACTGCTGGGGCCGAACGGCGCGGGCAAGACCACGACGACGCTGATGCTTCTGGGCCTCACGGAGCCGACCTCGGGTCAGGCGTATATCGCCGGGACGGACTGCACGAGAGATCCGATCAGCGTGAAGCGGATCGTCGGCTATCTGCCGGACAACGTCGGCTTCTACCCGGATATGACGGGCTTTGAAAATCTTGTCTTTACGGGAGAAATCAACGGTCTTACGCGTGAAGAGAGCAAAGCGCGGGCGGACCGACTTCTTAAGAGGGTCGGCATGACATACGCGGCCGGACGCAAGGCCGGCGGCTACTCCCGCGGCATGAGACAGCGGCTCGGGATTGCCGATGTCCTGATGAAGGATCCGGAGATCATCATCATGGACGAGCCGACGCTGGGGATTGATCCCGAAGGAATGCGCGAGCTGACGGTTCTGATCAAGGAGCTGTCCGTAAAAGACGGGCGCACGATCCTTCTGTCCTCCCATCAGCTCTATCAGGTCCAGCAGATCTGCGACCGGGTCGGCATCTTCGTCAAGGGAAAGCTGATCGCCAGCGGCAGCATCGACGAGCTCGGGCGGCAGCTTCAGAACGAAGGGTACTATGTCATGACGATTCAGACTGATGAGGGTCAGTCCGACAAGCTTCTTCATATGACCGAAGGACTGGAAGGCGTCATATCCTGCACAAAGCAGGAGAATGACACGATCCGCATCGAGTCGAGAACCGACCTCCGCCGGCAGCTGTTCACCATGATGGTTGTCAATAACATCACGGTGATCGATATGCATCAGCGCGGCGGCGATCTGGACGAGATTTACCACAAATACTTTGAAAAGGCAGGTGAGAGCGATGACAGCCAGCAGAAGCGAAGCGGCGGTCTCCGATTCCGGAAAGAAAGAGAAGCAGCAGAAGGCGGCGGTTCGAAGAACGGCTAA
- a CDS encoding ABC transporter permease: protein MTASRSEAAVSDSGKKEKQQKAAVRRTANRTGFSVLYRKELCEYVTSWRVLLLFVLLVLVTAASLNGAISNMSDAVEKSSGYIFLKLFTTNGKSIYSFAVFIAFLGPLMGIAMGFDAIANEKSQGTLIRIAAQPIYRDSIINAKFLAGASVITWILFMLGGVMAGAGILKTGIGPSGEEVARVLVFLVFASVYCCMWLAFSIFLSVVCRHAATAAIVALAIWLFTTMFMSLTASGIANALYPTDGAGAYTNTLSNYQLKLGLNRLSPYYLFSEVISTILNPNVRSTGITTMSQYQNAVAGYLSFGQSLLLVWPHLVYMIALACVAFAAAYISFMKREIRA from the coding sequence ATGACAGCCAGCAGAAGCGAAGCGGCGGTCTCCGATTCCGGAAAGAAAGAGAAGCAGCAGAAGGCGGCGGTTCGAAGAACGGCTAACCGGACCGGCTTCAGTGTTCTCTACAGGAAGGAGCTGTGCGAGTATGTGACGAGCTGGCGGGTTCTTCTGCTGTTCGTCCTGCTCGTGCTCGTGACCGCCGCGTCTCTGAACGGGGCGATCTCCAATATGTCTGACGCGGTGGAGAAGAGCAGCGGGTACATCTTCCTGAAGCTGTTCACAACCAACGGGAAGTCCATCTACTCCTTCGCCGTGTTCATCGCGTTCCTCGGACCGCTGATGGGAATCGCGATGGGATTTGACGCCATCGCCAACGAGAAATCTCAAGGGACGCTGATCCGGATCGCCGCGCAGCCGATCTACCGGGATTCGATTATCAACGCCAAATTCCTCGCCGGTGCCTCCGTGATCACATGGATTCTCTTCATGCTGGGCGGCGTGATGGCCGGCGCCGGGATTCTGAAGACCGGCATCGGACCGTCGGGCGAGGAAGTGGCCCGTGTGCTCGTCTTCCTGGTGTTCGCCTCCGTCTATTGCTGCATGTGGTTGGCCTTCTCGATCTTTCTGTCAGTGGTCTGCCGGCACGCGGCGACCGCTGCGATCGTCGCACTGGCGATCTGGCTTTTCACGACGATGTTCATGTCGCTGACGGCGAGCGGCATCGCCAACGCGCTGTATCCGACGGACGGGGCCGGTGCGTATACGAACACGCTGAGCAACTACCAGCTGAAGCTGGGGCTGAACCGGCTGTCGCCCTACTACCTCTTCAGTGAGGTGATCTCGACGATCCTCAACCCCAACGTCCGTTCCACGGGCATCACGACGATGTCGCAGTACCAGAACGCCGTGGCGGGCTATCTGAGCTTCGGCCAGAGTCTGCTTCTGGTCTGGCCGCATCTCGTCTACATGATCGCGCTGGCCTGCGTGGCCTTCGCGGCGGCGTACATCTCCTTCATGAAACGGGAGATCCGCGCCTGA
- a CDS encoding QueT transporter family protein codes for MKHKQVLFLTQAAVIAAVYVVLTMVFAPISFGQSGVDVRIAEALTILPVFTPAAVPGLFVGCLLANILGGSILWDVLFGSLATLIGAAGCRMLRHHRWLAPLVTVAANTVVVPLVLIYGYGLAMPLPLLMASVGAGEVLSAYVLGEVLYAALRPIRAHLFGAAQAG; via the coding sequence ATGAAACACAAACAGGTTCTGTTTCTCACCCAGGCCGCTGTCATTGCGGCCGTCTACGTCGTTCTGACGATGGTGTTCGCGCCGATTTCTTTCGGACAGTCCGGAGTTGACGTCCGGATCGCGGAAGCGCTGACGATTCTGCCGGTTTTCACGCCGGCGGCGGTTCCGGGGCTGTTCGTGGGCTGTCTGCTGGCGAATATTCTGGGCGGATCCATTCTCTGGGATGTTCTGTTCGGAAGCCTCGCGACGCTGATCGGCGCGGCGGGATGCCGGATGCTCCGCCATCACCGCTGGCTCGCGCCGCTGGTGACAGTGGCGGCCAATACCGTCGTCGTCCCGCTGGTGCTCATCTACGGCTACGGACTCGCGATGCCGCTTCCGCTGCTGATGGCATCGGTCGGCGCCGGAGAAGTGCTCAGCGCCTACGTTCTGGGAGAAGTGCTGTACGCGGCCCTTCGTCCGATCCGCGCACATCTCTTCGGCGCGGCGCAGGCAGGCTGA
- the crcB gene encoding fluoride efflux transporter CrcB, with protein MTGWMLAGAGGAAGAVLRYLIGLLPMNPENGFPIKTLLINLAGSFTIGMIAALAAKNAMNPKLVVFLKAGVCGGFTTFSSFALETQQLTQKGESGMAFLYVLLSVLLGVSMVFLAEKAVGV; from the coding sequence ATGACGGGATGGATGCTTGCGGGCGCGGGAGGCGCCGCCGGAGCTGTACTCCGATATCTGATCGGACTTCTGCCGATGAATCCGGAGAACGGATTTCCGATCAAGACGCTTCTGATAAATCTTGCCGGATCCTTTACGATCGGGATGATCGCGGCGCTGGCCGCGAAAAACGCCATGAATCCGAAGCTTGTGGTCTTTCTGAAGGCCGGCGTCTGCGGCGGGTTCACCACCTTTTCCTCCTTCGCGCTTGAGACGCAGCAGCTGACGCAGAAGGGAGAAAGCGGGATGGCTTTTCTCTATGTGCTGCTCAGCGTTCTGCTTGGCGTGAGTATGGTTTTCCTCGCAGAAAAGGCGGTCGGGGTTTGA